A DNA window from Kitasatospora atroaurantiaca contains the following coding sequences:
- a CDS encoding F0F1 ATP synthase subunit delta, which produces MIGASREALAAGRENLESLTDNTSVDAVKLAEELTAVTVLLDREVSLRRVLTDPSRSGQDKAQLVGSLLAGQVSGETLDLVSGLVRSRWSGSRDLVDAVEELAAYAEVIAADKAGKLDDVEDELFRFGRIANGSHELRSALTEPKAGKAAKAELVVKLLGGRANAGTVRLISSLVTSPRGRSLEQGLEYYSKLAAARRGRVVALVTTAVPLSDSQKERLTGALGRLYGRQVHLNIDVDPEVVGGVRVQIGDEIIDGTVESRLEGARQALEG; this is translated from the coding sequence GTGATCGGCGCCAGCCGTGAGGCCCTGGCCGCCGGTCGCGAGAACCTGGAGAGCCTGACCGACAACACCTCGGTGGACGCGGTCAAGCTCGCCGAGGAGCTCACCGCCGTCACGGTCCTGCTGGACCGCGAGGTCTCGCTGCGCCGCGTGCTGACCGACCCGTCGCGGTCGGGCCAGGACAAGGCCCAGCTGGTCGGCTCGCTGCTGGCCGGCCAGGTCTCCGGCGAGACGCTGGACCTGGTCTCCGGCCTGGTCCGCTCCCGCTGGTCGGGTTCCCGTGACCTGGTGGACGCGGTCGAGGAGCTCGCCGCGTACGCCGAGGTCATCGCGGCCGACAAGGCCGGGAAGCTGGACGACGTCGAGGACGAGCTGTTCCGCTTCGGCCGGATCGCCAACGGTTCGCACGAGCTGCGCAGCGCGCTGACCGAGCCCAAGGCCGGCAAGGCCGCCAAGGCGGAGCTGGTCGTCAAGCTGCTCGGCGGCCGTGCCAACGCAGGCACCGTCCGCCTGATCAGCTCGCTGGTCACCAGCCCGCGTGGTCGTAGCCTGGAGCAGGGCCTGGAGTACTACTCCAAGCTCGCCGCCGCCCGGCGGGGCCGTGTGGTGGCCCTGGTCACCACCGCCGTTCCGCTGTCGGACAGCCAGAAGGAGCGCCTCACCGGTGCTCTGGGCCGGCTCTACGGCCGCCAGGTGCACCTGAACATCGACGTCGACCCCGAGGTCGTCGGCGGTGTGCGGGTGCAGATCGGTGACGAGATCATCGACGGCACCGTGGAGAGCCGCCTGGAAGGCGCTCGTCAGGCCCTGGAGGGCTAG
- a CDS encoding F0F1 ATP synthase subunit gamma has protein sequence MGAQLRVYKRRIRSVTATKKITKAMEMISASRIVKAQRAVAASTPYADELTRAVTAVATRSNAKHPLTTEKPGADRAAVLLITADRGLAGGYSANAIKQATALTAQLRAEGKDVVTYIVGRKGVSYYNFRHLEVTGSWTGFSDKPTYGDAKAVASDLIEAFTAETGGVDELHLVSTKFESMLTQTAVDARLLPLKLDEVQLGEESKTKHEIFPLYDFEPSAEGVLDALLPRYVESRIYNALLQSAASEHAARRRAMKSATDNAGELIKSLTRLANSARQAEITQEISEIVGGANALADASRGSE, from the coding sequence ATGGGAGCACAGCTTCGGGTCTACAAGCGCCGGATCCGCTCTGTCACCGCGACGAAGAAGATCACCAAGGCGATGGAGATGATCTCCGCGTCGCGCATCGTCAAGGCGCAGCGCGCGGTGGCCGCCTCCACTCCGTACGCCGATGAGCTCACCCGGGCGGTGACGGCGGTGGCCACCCGGTCCAACGCCAAGCACCCGCTCACCACCGAGAAGCCCGGCGCCGACCGCGCCGCGGTCCTGCTGATCACGGCGGACCGTGGTCTGGCCGGCGGCTACTCGGCCAACGCCATCAAGCAGGCGACCGCGCTCACCGCGCAGCTGCGTGCCGAGGGCAAGGACGTGGTGACCTACATCGTCGGCCGTAAGGGCGTCTCGTACTACAACTTCCGTCACCTTGAGGTCACGGGGTCGTGGACGGGCTTCTCGGACAAGCCGACGTACGGTGACGCGAAGGCCGTGGCGAGCGACCTCATCGAGGCGTTCACCGCGGAGACCGGCGGGGTCGACGAGCTGCACCTGGTCTCCACCAAGTTCGAGTCCATGCTGACTCAGACCGCGGTGGACGCTCGGCTGCTGCCGCTGAAGCTGGACGAGGTCCAGCTCGGCGAGGAGTCGAAGACCAAGCACGAGATCTTCCCGCTGTACGACTTCGAGCCGTCGGCGGAGGGCGTTCTCGACGCCCTGCTGCCGCGGTACGTCGAGAGCCGGATCTACAACGCGCTGCTGCAGTCGGCCGCCTCGGAGCACGCCGCACGCCGGCGCGCGATGAAGTCCGCGACCGACAACGCGGGAGAGCTCATCAAGTCGCTCACGCGGCTTGCCAACTCGGCCCGTCAGGCCGAGATCACCCAGGAAATCAGCGAGATCGTCGGCGGTGCCAACGCGCTCGCCGACGCTAGCCGCGGGAGCGAATGA
- the glyA gene encoding serine hydroxymethyltransferase encodes MSVTDAVHGSVEARRWEAPEALRQADPELADLLAAEAERRSESLQLLAGENLTSPAVLAALSGPLIDKYAEGYPGRRHHAGCALADAAELLAIDRAKRLFAADHANVQPRSATSAMLATYAALLKPGDVVLAMSLEHGGHLSCGSRANFSGRWFDFIGYGVREQDSLIDLDQVRELAKLHRPKAIIAGGISYPRHIDWEAFREIADEVDAYLIASAAQITGLVAGGMAPSPVPYADVTVAATHKLLRGPRGGMLLCTAELAERVDRAVFPFSQGGAAMNEVAGKAVALAEAATPEFGVYLRRAVDGARSLAGALERAGARPLTGGTDTHLVTADVSPLGVTGVEAERRCSAAGLMLGKCALPYDPAPASESSGIRLGTGAVASQGMGAEELREVGELIGRLLSGGVDARIGERVRELARAFAGR; translated from the coding sequence ATGTCTGTCACCGATGCCGTGCACGGATCCGTCGAGGCTCGCCGCTGGGAGGCTCCCGAGGCCCTCCGGCAGGCCGATCCCGAGCTGGCCGACCTGCTGGCCGCCGAGGCCGAGCGCAGGTCCGAGAGCCTGCAGCTGCTGGCGGGGGAGAACCTCACCAGCCCGGCCGTACTGGCCGCCCTCTCCGGCCCGCTGATCGACAAGTACGCCGAGGGCTACCCCGGCCGCCGCCACCACGCGGGCTGCGCGCTGGCCGACGCGGCCGAGCTGCTCGCCATCGACCGGGCCAAGCGGCTGTTCGCCGCCGACCACGCCAACGTCCAGCCCAGGTCGGCGACTTCGGCGATGCTGGCGACCTACGCGGCGCTGCTCAAGCCCGGCGACGTGGTGCTCGCCATGTCGCTGGAGCACGGCGGCCACCTCAGCTGCGGCTCGCGCGCCAACTTCTCGGGCCGCTGGTTCGACTTCATCGGCTACGGCGTACGGGAACAGGACAGCCTGATCGACCTCGACCAGGTGCGGGAGCTGGCCAAGCTGCACCGGCCCAAGGCGATCATCGCGGGCGGGATCTCCTACCCCAGGCACATCGACTGGGAGGCCTTCCGGGAGATCGCCGACGAGGTCGACGCCTACCTGATCGCCTCGGCGGCGCAGATCACCGGCCTGGTCGCCGGGGGGATGGCGCCGTCCCCGGTGCCGTACGCGGACGTCACCGTGGCGGCCACCCACAAGCTGCTGCGCGGCCCGCGGGGCGGGATGCTGCTCTGCACGGCGGAGCTGGCGGAGCGGGTGGACCGGGCGGTGTTCCCGTTCAGCCAGGGTGGCGCGGCGATGAACGAGGTGGCGGGCAAGGCGGTCGCCCTCGCAGAGGCGGCCACGCCGGAGTTCGGTGTGTACCTCCGGCGTGCGGTGGACGGCGCGCGCTCCCTGGCCGGGGCCCTGGAGCGGGCCGGGGCCCGTCCGCTGACCGGTGGCACCGACACCCACCTGGTGACGGCGGACGTCAGCCCGCTCGGGGTGACCGGCGTCGAGGCCGAGCGGCGCTGTTCGGCGGCCGGGCTGATGCTCGGCAAATGCGCACTGCCGTACGATCCGGCTCCGGCCTCCGAGAGCTCCGGCATCCGGCTCGGTACCGGCGCGGTGGCCTCGCAGGGGATGGGGGCCGAGGAGCTCCGCGAGGTGGGCGAGCTGATCGGGCGCCTGCTCAGCGGGGGTGTGGACGCCCGGATCGGGGAGCGGGTACGGGAGCTGGCGAGGGCCTTCGCGGGGCGCTGA
- the atpD gene encoding F0F1 ATP synthase subunit beta, protein MTTTVEPTTATGRVARVIGPVVDVEFPVDAIPNMFNALHVEVEAPDGTGKKTLTLEVAQHLADGVVRGISMQPTDGLVRGAVVTDTGSAITVPVGQITKGKVFNALGEVLNVDKAEFDSQVEVRWPIHRKAPDFKDLESKTEMFETGIKVIDLLTPYVTGGKIGLFGGAGVGKTVLIQEMIYRVAENFGGVSVFAGVGERTREGNDLIHEMVDSGVLDKTALVFGQMDEPPGTRLRVALSALTMAEYFRDVEQQDVLLFIDNIFRFTQAGSEVSTLLGRMPSAVGYQPNLADEMGLLQERITSTRGHSITSMQAIYVPADDLTDPAPATTFAHLDATTVLSRPISEKGIYPAVDPLDSTSRILDPRYIAQDHYDTAIRVKGILQKYKDLQDIIAILGIDELSEDDKIVVHRARRIERFLSQNTYVAKQFTGVEGSTVPLSETIEAFNRIADGKYDSVPEQAFFMCGGIEDLEKNAAELAKK, encoded by the coding sequence ATGACCACCACAGTTGAGCCGACCACGGCGACGGGCCGCGTCGCGCGGGTCATCGGCCCGGTCGTCGACGTGGAGTTCCCCGTCGACGCGATTCCCAACATGTTCAACGCCCTGCACGTCGAGGTCGAGGCGCCCGACGGCACCGGCAAGAAGACCCTGACCCTCGAGGTCGCGCAGCACCTCGCCGACGGCGTCGTGCGCGGCATCTCGATGCAGCCGACCGACGGCCTGGTCCGCGGCGCGGTCGTGACCGACACCGGTTCGGCCATCACCGTCCCGGTCGGCCAGATCACCAAGGGCAAGGTCTTCAACGCCCTCGGTGAGGTGCTGAACGTCGACAAGGCGGAGTTCGACTCCCAGGTCGAGGTCCGCTGGCCGATCCACCGCAAGGCCCCGGACTTCAAGGACCTCGAGTCCAAGACCGAGATGTTCGAGACCGGTATCAAGGTCATCGACCTTCTCACCCCGTACGTCACGGGTGGCAAGATCGGTCTGTTCGGTGGTGCCGGTGTCGGTAAGACCGTTCTCATCCAGGAGATGATCTACCGCGTCGCCGAGAACTTCGGTGGTGTGTCGGTCTTCGCCGGTGTCGGTGAGCGCACCCGTGAGGGTAACGACCTCATCCACGAGATGGTCGACTCGGGCGTTCTGGACAAGACCGCCCTGGTCTTCGGCCAGATGGACGAGCCGCCGGGCACCCGCCTGCGCGTCGCCCTGTCCGCTCTGACGATGGCGGAGTACTTCCGTGACGTCGAGCAGCAGGACGTTCTGCTCTTCATCGACAACATCTTCCGGTTCACCCAGGCCGGTTCCGAGGTGTCGACCCTGCTCGGCCGTATGCCCTCCGCGGTGGGTTACCAGCCGAACCTGGCCGACGAGATGGGCCTCCTGCAGGAGCGCATCACCTCGACCCGCGGTCACTCGATCACCTCGATGCAGGCGATCTACGTCCCCGCGGACGACCTGACCGACCCGGCCCCGGCGACCACCTTCGCCCACCTCGACGCGACGACGGTTCTCTCCCGTCCGATCTCCGAGAAGGGCATCTACCCGGCCGTCGACCCGCTGGACTCCACGTCCCGCATCCTGGACCCGCGCTACATCGCGCAGGACCACTACGACACGGCCATCCGGGTCAAGGGGATCCTGCAGAAGTACAAGGACCTCCAGGACATCATCGCGATCCTCGGCATCGACGAGCTCAGCGAGGACGACAAGATCGTCGTCCACCGTGCCCGTCGCATCGAGCGCTTCCTCTCGCAGAACACCTACGTGGCGAAGCAGTTCACCGGCGTCGAGGGTTCGACCGTGCCGCTGTCCGAGACGATCGAGGCCTTCAACCGCATCGCGGACGGTAAGTACGACTCCGTCCCGGAGCAGGCCTTCTTCATGTGCGGTGGCATCGAGGACCTCGAGAAGAACGCCGCCGAGCTCGCCAAGAAGTAA
- a CDS encoding F0F1 ATP synthase subunit epsilon — MAELHVELVAADRKVWSGAATIVVARTASGDTGIMPGHTPVLSVLESGPVTIRTTDGGTVLAAVHGGFISFADNKLSLLAEIAELADEIDITRAERALERAQAELDEHAERRAEVRLFAARGLKAA, encoded by the coding sequence TTGGCTGAGCTGCACGTCGAGCTGGTCGCAGCCGACCGCAAGGTGTGGTCCGGTGCGGCCACCATCGTTGTCGCCCGTACGGCCTCCGGTGACACCGGCATCATGCCGGGTCACACCCCGGTGCTGAGCGTGCTGGAGTCCGGCCCGGTCACCATCCGGACCACCGACGGTGGAACGGTCCTGGCGGCCGTGCACGGCGGTTTCATCTCCTTCGCCGACAACAAGCTGTCTCTGCTCGCGGAGATCGCCGAGCTGGCGGACGAGATCGACATCACCCGCGCCGAGCGGGCGCTGGAGCGGGCGCAGGCCGAGCTCGACGAGCACGCCGAGCGCCGCGCCGAGGTCCGTCTCTTCGCGGCACGCGGCCTCAAGGCCGCCTGA
- the atpE gene encoding ATP synthase F0 subunit C — protein MTQVAEVVGSIASVGYGLAAIGPGIGVGLIFGNGVQAMARQPEAAGLIRSNMFIGFALTEALALIGIVMPFVFGTGK, from the coding sequence ATGACTCAGGTCGCTGAGGTCGTCGGTTCCATCGCCTCCGTCGGTTACGGTCTCGCCGCCATCGGCCCCGGCATCGGCGTTGGTCTGATCTTCGGTAACGGTGTCCAGGCCATGGCCCGCCAGCCCGAGGCTGCCGGCCTGATCCGCTCCAACATGTTCATCGGCTTCGCGCTGACCGAGGCGCTCGCCCTCATCGGCATCGTCATGCCGTTCGTCTTCGGCACCGGCAAGTAA
- the atpB gene encoding F0F1 ATP synthase subunit A, with translation MTKESVVGADVTHVASEAGCHLFSGCGFPAPGLNEFDFKPIFTIGSVEFNKPMLLSMIAALLVIGFFWAAFAKPKLLPGKLQLVGEIGYDFVKRSIVLETIGKKGEKYVPMLVSMFFFIWIMNIMSIIPFAQFPVTAAIAFPAGLAGIVWITYMTLTFKKHGFVGGLKNLCWPSGIPGWVMFILVPIEFFSNIFVRPFTLAVRAFANMFAGHLLIVMFSIASWYLLSPSLGALYGTTSFIVTIGLTAFELLVQFLQAYIFVMLASSYIAGALEEAH, from the coding sequence ATGACGAAGGAGTCTGTGGTGGGTGCTGACGTAACGCACGTCGCCTCTGAGGCCGGGTGCCACCTGTTCTCCGGCTGCGGCTTCCCCGCCCCTGGCTTGAACGAGTTCGACTTCAAGCCGATCTTCACGATCGGCAGCGTCGAGTTCAACAAGCCGATGCTGCTGTCGATGATCGCGGCACTGCTGGTGATCGGGTTCTTCTGGGCCGCCTTCGCCAAGCCGAAGCTGCTCCCGGGCAAGCTGCAGCTGGTCGGTGAGATCGGCTACGACTTCGTCAAGCGAAGCATCGTGCTGGAGACCATCGGCAAAAAGGGCGAGAAGTACGTCCCGATGCTGGTCTCGATGTTCTTCTTCATCTGGATCATGAACATCATGTCGATCATCCCGTTCGCACAGTTCCCTGTGACGGCGGCGATCGCGTTCCCGGCGGGCCTCGCGGGCATCGTCTGGATCACGTACATGACCCTGACCTTCAAGAAGCACGGCTTCGTCGGCGGTCTGAAGAACCTCTGCTGGCCCTCGGGCATCCCCGGCTGGGTCATGTTCATCCTGGTGCCGATCGAGTTCTTCTCGAACATCTTCGTGCGCCCCTTCACGCTCGCGGTCCGAGCCTTCGCGAACATGTTCGCCGGCCACCTGCTGATCGTGATGTTCTCCATCGCCTCCTGGTACCTGCTCAGCCCGAGCCTCGGTGCGCTCTACGGCACGACGTCCTTCATCGTGACGATCGGCCTGACCGCCTTCGAGCTGCTGGTCCAGTTCCTGCAGGCGTACATCTTCGTGATGCTGGCGAGCAGCTACATCGCCGGTGCCCTCGAAGAAGCGCACTGA
- a CDS encoding VOC family protein, with protein MLSQARADACLPATDMKRAKAWYQEKLGLTPSKEDEGGAQFSLADGTSLYLFPTAITERGGHTQVGLTVTDLKAEIAELRARGVVFEEYDMPGLKTTDGVVEWPDGSGAWFKDSEGNLLGLVQPSR; from the coding sequence ATGTTGTCGCAAGCCAGAGCCGACGCGTGCCTGCCCGCCACCGACATGAAGCGGGCCAAGGCCTGGTACCAGGAGAAGCTCGGCCTGACACCGAGCAAGGAGGACGAGGGCGGCGCCCAGTTCTCCCTCGCCGACGGGACGAGCCTCTACCTCTTCCCGACCGCCATCACCGAGCGCGGCGGTCACACCCAGGTGGGGCTCACGGTCACCGACCTCAAGGCCGAGATCGCCGAGCTGCGCGCGCGGGGCGTCGTCTTCGAGGAGTACGACATGCCCGGGCTCAAGACCACCGACGGTGTCGTCGAGTGGCCCGACGGTAGCGGCGCGTGGTTCAAGGACAGCGAGGGCAACCTGCTGGGCCTCGTCCAGCCGTCCCGTTAA
- the atpA gene encoding F0F1 ATP synthase subunit alpha, with protein sequence MAELTIRPEEIRDALADFVQSYQPDAASREEVGTVTEAMDGIAKVEGLPSVMANELLKFEDGTLGLALNLDTREIGVVILGEFSGIEEGQTVHRTGEVLSVPVGEGYLGRVVDPLGNPIDGLGEIASHGRRALELQAPGVMVRKSVHEPMQTGIKAIDAMTPIGRGQRQLIIGDRQTGKTAVAVDTIINQRDNWRSGDPKKQVRCIYVAIGQKGSTIASVRGALEEAGALEYTTIVAAPASDPAGFKYLAPYTGSAIGQEWMYDGKHVLIIFDDLSKQAEAYRSVSLLLRRPPGREAYPGDVFYLHSRLLERCAKLSDELGAGSMTGLPIIETKANDVSAYIPTNVISITDGQCFLESDLFNAGIRPAVNVGISVSRVGGSAQIKAMKSVAGRLRLDLAQYRELEAFAAFGSDLDPASKAQLERGARMVELLKQGQYQPFPVEEQVVSIWAGTTGKLDDVPVADIRRFEREFLTHLRTEHKGLLAGIVETSKLEDGTIDALTEAIKAFKLGFTTADGKLLSEQA encoded by the coding sequence ATGGCGGAGCTTACGATCCGTCCGGAGGAGATCCGGGACGCGCTGGCCGACTTTGTCCAGTCGTACCAGCCGGACGCCGCCTCGCGTGAAGAGGTCGGTACGGTCACCGAGGCCATGGACGGTATTGCCAAGGTCGAGGGCCTGCCCTCGGTCATGGCCAACGAGCTGCTGAAGTTCGAGGACGGGACCCTCGGTCTCGCGCTGAACCTCGACACCCGCGAGATCGGTGTCGTCATCCTCGGTGAGTTCAGCGGCATCGAGGAGGGCCAGACGGTGCACCGCACCGGCGAGGTCCTCTCCGTCCCGGTCGGCGAGGGCTACCTCGGCCGCGTCGTGGACCCGCTGGGCAACCCGATCGACGGTCTGGGTGAGATCGCCTCTCACGGCCGTCGCGCCCTGGAGCTGCAGGCCCCCGGCGTCATGGTCCGCAAGTCGGTCCACGAGCCGATGCAGACCGGCATCAAGGCCATCGACGCGATGACCCCGATCGGCCGCGGCCAGCGTCAGCTGATCATCGGCGACCGCCAGACCGGCAAGACCGCGGTGGCTGTCGACACGATCATCAACCAGCGCGACAACTGGCGCTCGGGCGACCCGAAGAAGCAGGTCCGCTGCATCTACGTCGCCATCGGCCAGAAGGGTTCCACCATCGCGTCCGTCCGTGGCGCCCTGGAGGAGGCCGGCGCGCTGGAGTACACCACCATCGTGGCTGCTCCCGCCTCCGACCCGGCCGGCTTCAAGTACCTCGCCCCGTACACCGGTTCGGCCATCGGCCAGGAGTGGATGTACGACGGCAAGCACGTCCTCATCATCTTCGACGACCTGTCGAAGCAGGCCGAGGCGTACCGTTCCGTGTCGCTGCTGCTCCGTCGTCCGCCGGGCCGCGAGGCCTACCCGGGTGACGTCTTCTACCTGCACTCCCGCCTGCTGGAGCGCTGCGCGAAGCTCTCCGACGAGCTGGGCGCGGGCTCGATGACCGGTCTGCCGATCATCGAGACCAAGGCCAACGACGTCTCGGCGTACATCCCGACCAACGTCATCTCCATCACCGACGGCCAGTGCTTCCTGGAGTCCGACCTGTTCAACGCCGGCATCCGCCCGGCCGTGAACGTCGGTATCTCGGTCTCCCGCGTCGGTGGCTCCGCCCAGATCAAGGCCATGAAGTCGGTCGCCGGCCGCCTGCGCCTGGACCTGGCCCAGTACCGCGAGCTGGAGGCGTTCGCCGCCTTCGGTTCCGACCTGGACCCGGCCTCCAAGGCCCAGCTGGAGCGCGGTGCGCGCATGGTCGAGCTGCTGAAGCAGGGCCAGTACCAGCCGTTCCCGGTCGAGGAGCAGGTCGTCTCCATCTGGGCCGGCACCACCGGCAAGCTGGACGACGTCCCGGTGGCGGACATCCGCCGCTTCGAGCGCGAGTTCCTGACTCACCTGCGCACCGAGCACAAGGGCCTGCTGGCCGGCATCGTCGAGACCTCGAAGCTCGAGGACGGCACCATCGACGCGCTGACCGAGGCGATCAAGGCCTTCAAGCTGGGCTTCACGACGGCCGACGGCAAGCTGCTCTCCGAGCAGGCCTGA
- a CDS encoding MraY family glycosyltransferase, with amino-acid sequence MREFLLVLFTTAAVTYLLTGPVRKFAIVAGAMPPVRARDVHREPTPRLGGIAMFGGLCAGLLVSSQLTNLGHLFSQSADVRALLSGAGIMWVLGVLDDKWGVDALVKLGGQMIAAGVMVWQGVTVISIPVPGVGSVAVTPTQGMIISVTLVVVMVNAVNFIDGLDGLAAGMVCIAAMAFFLYSYRLWYGYGINDAAPAVLFSAVLIGMCLGFLPHNLHPARIFMGDSGSMMLGLMLAVAAISITGRVDPDLITARTGSQTATVHELVPIYIPLLLPLTVIALPLADLLLAVVRRTWAGKSPFAADKQHLHHRLLEVGHSHSRAVLIMYFWAALIAFGTVAFSVPGTGRALVLSFAALCLVGIVVLLMPRFRPHAPRAVQAFVPPRYRKATAPEAAQAPAMAELSADDKALLGRLGTGATAVGGRRERAN; translated from the coding sequence GTGCGTGAGTTTCTGCTGGTGCTGTTCACCACGGCGGCCGTCACCTACCTGCTGACCGGCCCCGTCCGGAAGTTCGCCATCGTGGCGGGCGCGATGCCCCCCGTACGCGCCCGTGACGTGCACCGCGAGCCGACACCCCGGCTCGGCGGTATCGCGATGTTCGGCGGGCTCTGCGCCGGCCTGCTGGTCTCCTCCCAACTCACCAACCTCGGGCATCTCTTCAGCCAGAGCGCGGACGTCCGCGCGCTGCTCTCGGGTGCCGGGATCATGTGGGTCCTGGGCGTGCTGGACGACAAGTGGGGCGTGGACGCCCTGGTGAAGCTGGGCGGCCAGATGATCGCCGCCGGTGTGATGGTCTGGCAGGGGGTCACGGTGATCTCCATCCCCGTCCCCGGCGTCGGCTCGGTCGCCGTCACCCCGACCCAGGGCATGATCATCTCGGTCACCCTGGTGGTCGTGATGGTCAACGCGGTGAACTTCATCGACGGCCTGGACGGCCTCGCCGCCGGCATGGTCTGCATCGCCGCGATGGCCTTCTTCCTGTACTCGTACCGGCTCTGGTACGGCTACGGGATCAACGACGCCGCCCCCGCCGTGCTGTTCAGCGCCGTGCTGATCGGGATGTGCCTGGGCTTCCTGCCGCACAACCTGCACCCCGCGCGGATCTTCATGGGCGACTCGGGCTCGATGATGCTCGGCCTGATGCTGGCGGTGGCGGCCATCTCCATCACCGGCCGTGTCGACCCCGACCTGATCACCGCCCGGACGGGTTCGCAGACCGCCACGGTGCACGAGCTGGTGCCGATCTACATCCCGCTGCTGCTCCCGCTGACCGTCATCGCGCTTCCGCTGGCCGACCTGCTCCTGGCCGTGGTGCGCCGCACCTGGGCCGGGAAGTCGCCCTTCGCGGCGGACAAGCAGCACCTGCACCACCGGCTGCTGGAGGTCGGGCACTCGCACAGCCGGGCCGTCCTGATCATGTACTTCTGGGCCGCCCTGATCGCCTTCGGCACCGTGGCCTTCTCGGTGCCCGGCACCGGCCGGGCGCTGGTGCTGAGCTTCGCCGCGCTCTGCCTGGTGGGCATCGTGGTGCTGCTGATGCCGCGCTTCCGGCCGCACGCGCCGCGCGCCGTCCAGGCCTTCGTGCCGCCGCGCTACCGCAAGGCCACGGCACCCGAGGCCGCCCAGGCGCCCGCGATGGCGGAGCTCTCGGCGGACGACAAGGCGCTGCTCGGCCGGCTCGGGACGGGGGCCACCGCGGTCGGCGGCCGACGCGAGCGGGCGAACTGA
- a CDS encoding F0F1 ATP synthase subunit B, whose amino-acid sequence MNPGFALAAEEQMNPLLPAWPEVIIGLLCFFIVFGLLGKKLLPSIEKVLSERRDAIEGGMERAEAAQAEAQALLEQYRAELAEARHEAARITEHAREQGAALIAEMREEGQRQREAIVTAGHAQIDADKKQATAALRQDVGSLASQLASRIVGESLEDSARQSGVIDRFLAELEAKAAAAQGASK is encoded by the coding sequence ATGAACCCCGGTTTCGCCCTTGCGGCAGAGGAGCAGATGAACCCGCTCCTCCCCGCATGGCCCGAGGTCATCATCGGCCTGCTCTGCTTCTTCATCGTCTTCGGTCTCCTCGGCAAGAAGCTCCTGCCCAGCATCGAGAAGGTGCTGTCGGAGCGCCGTGACGCCATCGAGGGCGGCATGGAGCGTGCGGAGGCCGCTCAGGCGGAGGCTCAGGCCCTGCTGGAGCAGTACCGCGCCGAGCTCGCCGAGGCGCGTCACGAGGCCGCTCGGATCACCGAGCACGCCCGTGAGCAGGGCGCTGCCCTGATCGCCGAGATGCGTGAGGAGGGCCAGCGTCAGCGCGAGGCCATCGTCACCGCCGGCCACGCGCAGATCGACGCCGACAAGAAGCAGGCGACTGCCGCCCTGCGCCAGGACGTGGGCTCGCTCGCTTCGCAGCTGGCGTCCCGCATCGTGGGTGAGTCCCTGGAGGACTCCGCCCGGCAGAGCGGCGTGATCGACCGCTTCCTGGCCGAGCTGGAGGCCAAGGCCGCCGCTGCCCAGGGTGCGTCCAAGTGA
- a CDS encoding DUF2550 domain-containing protein: MVLALVVCAAVVALGVVGLVAFAVRRRVIQRVGGTFDCSYRLKMPADASTQPDLDENGKPTSAPVPVTDGKGWVFGIGRYSGDSIEWFRVFSYAPRPRKILPRREIEVLGRRYPEGQEELALLSGSVVLRCLHNGRPLELAMSDDALTGFLAWLEAAPPGQRVNVA; encoded by the coding sequence ATGGTCCTCGCCCTTGTGGTGTGTGCGGCGGTCGTGGCACTCGGAGTGGTGGGCCTGGTGGCCTTCGCGGTACGCAGGCGCGTGATCCAGCGCGTGGGCGGCACCTTCGACTGCAGCTACCGCCTCAAAATGCCCGCCGACGCCTCCACGCAGCCCGACCTCGACGAGAACGGCAAACCCACCTCCGCCCCGGTCCCCGTGACCGATGGCAAGGGGTGGGTTTTCGGTATCGGCCGCTACAGCGGTGACTCCATCGAGTGGTTCCGGGTCTTCTCCTACGCCCCGCGCCCCCGCAAGATCCTTCCCCGCCGGGAGATCGAGGTGCTCGGCCGCCGCTACCCCGAGGGCCAGGAGGAGCTCGCCCTGCTCTCGGGCTCGGTCGTGCTCCGATGCCTGCACAACGGCCGGCCGCTGGAGCTAGCGATGAGCGACGACGCGCTGACCGGCTTCCTCGCCTGGCTGGAGGCCGCCCCGCCCGGCCAGAGAGTCAACGTCGCGTAG